The Sphingopyxis sp. BE259 nucleotide sequence CCTGAGCATCCTGCGACCGTTACCGCCCCGTTGATCGGCGCCGCCAGCTTTGCGCCGGGCGACATCGTGCGGCACCGCATGTTCGATTTTCGTGGCGTCGTGTTCGACATCGACCCGGTCTTTGCCAACAGCGATGAATGGTATGAGGCGATCCCGGAGGAAATTCGTCCGGCGAAAGAGCAGCCCTATTATCACCTGCTCGCCGAAAACGGCAATTCATCCTATATCGCCTATGTCAGCCAGCAGAATCTGGTGCCCGACGCCGAAGGCGGCCCGATCGATCACCCGCAGATCGACGCGATGTTCGAAGGGCTGGACGACGGTCGCTACCGCGTCCGCGCGATCCACCGACACTAAGCGGCCGCGATCAGGCTTTCAGCTTCCAGCCCGAAGCCAACAGACGATAGGTCAGCAGCCCCAGCACGATATTGACCCCGACGAGCACCAGGATCGCAGTCAGCACCGGATTGGGAATCGTCGAATCGACCGTGCCGATGAAGCCGTAGCGAAAGCCCATGATCGCGTAATAGACCGGATTGCCGTGCGCGACGGTCTGGAACCAAGGCGCCAGCCGATCGACCGAATAAAATGTCCCCGACAGCAGCGCGAGCGGGGTGACGACAAAGTTGGTCACCGCCGCGGCATGATCGAACTTTTCCGCCCACACCGACGTGATGAGGCCAAGAAAGCCGAGCATCGACGCGCCAAGCACACCGAACACCGCAACCGCCCACAGGTGGTCGGGCAGCACGCTGACCCCCGGCCACAGTGACATCGCCAGCCATAGCGCCAAACCGACAAGGATCGCACGAGTGATTGCGGCGCCGACGAGCGCAATGATGAGCTCGCCGACGGCGAGCGGTGGCATCAGATAATCGACGATCGTCCCCTGAATCTTGCCGACGAGCAGCGAGAAACTGGAATTGGCAAAACTGTTCTGCAGCATCGCCATCATGATCAGCCCGGGCGCAATGAAATCGGCAAAGGGAACCCCGATGACTTCACGCCCAGCACCGCCGAGTGCAACGGTGAAAATGACGAGGAACAGCAGCGTGGTGATCGCCGGTGCCCAGATAGTTTGCAGCTGCACCTTGAAAAAGCGCCGCACCTCCTTGACATATAGCGCCTGCATACCGGGCACGTTAAGCGTCCGGATGTGCGGCACTCCCGGTTCGGCAAAGGGCGGGGTTGCCGCGAATTTGCTCGAGTCGGGGCGCGAAATTTGGGGCTGGTCGTTCATGGCGTTCTCGCCTATCGCCTCCCCGATCTTACCGCAAGCTGGGCAGTAGCGCCGGTCCGAAAGGATCGCATCGATGACCGCGACATGGCCCGCGGCGTGGAATGATAAGGAATAGACTATGTCATGGACCGATGAGCGCATCGAAAGCCTGCGCACCATGTGGGAAAAAGGGCTGACCGCCAGCCAGATCGCCGATGAACTCGGCGGTGTCAGCCGCAATGCCGTGATCGGCAAGGCGCATCGCCTGGGCCTGAAATCGCGCCCGTCGCCGGTCAAGGCAACCGACAAGGCGAAACCCGTCAAAGCTGCGGCCCCCGCCGCACCCAAACCCGTCACACCGGCCGCACCGCCGCGCGCTGCTGCTCCGGCTGCGCCGCGTCCGGCCCACACGGCACCGCCGAAAGCCGAAGCCCGCCCGACCGTCGATACCCCGACCGCCGACGGTTCGGTGGGTGAGCAGATTCCCAAGGCGGATCAGCCGCGCATCGTGTCGATCGGCCCCGGCGGCTTTATCCGTCAGGGTCCGGGCGACCAGCAGGCACCGATCCCGCCCGCCCCGCCGCGCCGTCTGGTCCCGGCCAAGCCGAGCCCGGAGATCGCCGACAAGACGACCTTGCTCGACCTCAACGATCGCATCTGCCGCTGGCCGATGGGGCACCCGGGTGAGCCTGACTTTCATTTCTGCGGTCAGGCGGTCAATCCCGGCTTCCCCTATTGCGTCGAACATTGCGGCCGCGCCTATCAGGCGCAATTGCCGCGCGGCACGCGCCGCCCGCCCCCGCCGCCGCCGTTCGGGGGTCCGCGAGTTCGTTAGGGCGCGCGGTGAAGCCGTTCGCGCAGGAGTTTGAATTTGCGCGCGCGCTCGGCCTGCAAATGGTCGAGCGCGGCGATGGCCGCTGCACCATGGCGATCGACGTAGAGCGGCAGCGACATTTCAGCCCGCAGGGCGCCGCGCATGGCGGCGTCGCTTACTCGCTCGCCGACACCGCAATGGGCGGCGCGCTGACCAGCTTATTGGGCGCCGATCAATGGTGCGCGACGCTGGAAATCAAGTTCAACTATCATGTCCGCGTCGGCGAGGGCCGCCTGACCTGCGAGGCAGCGGTGCTCCATCGCGGCAAGCGCGTCGCCAATATCGACGCGCGGCTGTATCAGGATGGCCGCCTGGTGAGCAGCGCCAACGGTAATTTCGCCATTTTCGCGGCGCCTGTCGCCGCTCCCCCCGCCGCCAAATAGCCGAAAGGCGCCGGATCTCGCGATCCGACGCCTTCCGATTGCCGCTTCCGAGAGGATTTAGAAGCGGAAGCTGAGCGACCCGCGCACGCTGTGGGTGCGGAAATGGTCGCTGCTGCGCTTCATGTCGGTGCCGCCGCCGTTCAGCAGGAACGGGTTGGTCGGCGGCGCGGTGCCCGGGCCGACGTTGACGACATAATCATTGTCCTTGAGATCGGTGTAGAGATACTCGAGGCCGACCGCGATATTGTTCGTCACCATGATTTCGGCGCCGCCACCCGCAGCATAGCCCCAGGCATTGGTGCGGCCGTTGTCGGCAAAGCTGTTCGCGCCATTGCTGGTGGTGAAACGGTTGTCGAGCTTGGCATAGGCGCCGCCGCCGGTGACATAGAACAATGCGCCGCCGCCGGGGGTGTAACCGGCACGCAGGCGGGCGCCTGCCTGATAATCAGCCTCGCGGCTGAACGTATAGCTCGCCGGTGTGGTCGAAAATGCGCTGACGCTGTCGCGCGCTTCGCTGCGGCCGCCTTCGATCACCGCGCCGAGGACAAAATTGCCCATGCGCTTGTCAAAACCCAGACGACCGAAATACTCGGGACCGTCCTTGTCGTTGCGGCAGCCGATGTTGGCGCTGCTGGTCGCCGCGCCGTTGCAGAAACCGGTCGAAAAGGCATTGGCACCGGCAAAGGTCGTCACCTGGTCGCCATAGGTGCCGTCGCGGTTGGTGTCGAACACGACGGTTTCGCCGCGGTCATTGCCCTGCAGCGTGCCGCCGCCGACGATGCTGATATAGGGACCGTCGAAGTCCCCCGAAGTGTCGCGGCCGTCTTGGGCCATCGCCGGCACGGCCAGCATCGATGCCGCCGAGGCGACGAGGAGAGAGGCGAGTTTCATATTGTTGCTCCAACTTTTTTTGTGACTTTGCGTCAGCGGCTAAACGACAGCGGGTGCGCTAATGTTCCGTATTCGCTGATAAATGGGACGAAATGAGTTTTTGCGCGCTGCGCCAACCGCCCAAAAACCCCGCTTGCCAGCGCGCTTTGCCGCCCCCTATAGCCATGCCATGAGTCACGATTTGTTCGACGCCGCGACCCCGGCCACCGACAGCTATAATGCTTCGCAGATCGAGGTGCTGGAGGGACTGGAGCCCGTCCGCCGCCGCCCCGGCATGTACATCGGCGGCACCGACGAGCGGGCGCTGCATCACTTGGCCGCCGAGGTCATCGACAACAGCATGGACGAAGCGGTCGCGGGGCACGCCAACCGCATCGAAGTGACGCTGGAGGCCGGTAACCGGCTGACCGTGACCGACAATGGCCGCGGCATCCCGATAGATCCGCACCCGAAATTCCCGGGCAAATCGGCGCTGGAGGTCATCATGACCACCCTCCATTCGGGCGGCAAGTTCGAGGGCAAGGCCTATGCGACCTCGGGCGGTCTGCACGGGGTCGGGATCAGCGTCGTCAACGCATTGTCGATCGACACCGAGATCGAGGTGGCGCGCAGCAAGTTGCTCTACCGCCAACGTTTTGCGCGCGGAACGCCCGTCGGCGGCCTGGAAGAGCTTGGCCCCACGCCCAACCGCCGCGGCACCAGCGTGTCCTTCATTCCCGATCCCGAAATCTTTGGCGATCATGGCCGCTTCAAACCACAGCGCCTGTATCGCATGGCGCGGTCGAAGGCCTATTTGTTCGCAGGCGTTGAAATCCGCTGGAAATGCGCGCCCGAACTGATCGGCGACGATACGCCAGCCGAGGCGACCTTCCAGTTTCCCGGCGGACTTGCCGACCATCTGAAGGAACAGATCGGCACCCGCGAATGTGCGACCGCCGAACCGTTCATCGGCCGCCAGGATTTCCCGGGCGATCAGGGCCGCGCCGAATGGGCGATCGCCTGGCCTCTATGGTCGGACGGGTCTTACAGCTGGTATTGCAACACCATCCCGACGCCCGCGGGCGGCACCCACGAAGCGGGGCTGCGCGCCGCACTGACCAAGGGATTGCGCGGTTTTGGCGAATTGATCGGACAAAAGAAAGCGGCGCAGATCACCGCCGAGGATGTGTTCAACGGCGGCGAGATGATGCTGTCGGTGTTCATCCGCGATCCGCAGTTTCAAAGCCAGACCAAGGATCGCCTGAGCAGCCCCGAGGCGGCACGCCTGACCGAAAACGCGGTGCGCGACCATTTCGACCATTTCCTGTCGGACAATATGGACCGCGGCCGCGCCCTGCTCGGGCTGATCCTCGACCGCATGGACGAGCGATTGAAGCGCAAGGCCGAGCGTGAGGTCAAACGCAAGACCGCGACCAGTGGCCGCAAGCTGCGTCTGCCCGGCAAGCTCACAGATTGCGCGAATGATGGCCCCGAAGGCACGGAATTGTTTATTGTCGAAGGCGACAGCGCCGGCGGCAGCGCCAAGCAGGCGCGCGACCGCAAGACGCAGGCGATCCTGCCGATCCGCGGCAAGATTTTGAACGTCGCCAGCGCCAGCAACGACAAGATTCGCGCCAATCAGGAAATCGCCGATCTGGCGCTCGCGCTCGGTTGCGGGATGCGTAAGGATTGCGACGCCGACCGGCTGCGCTACGAAAAAATAGTCATCATGACCGATGCCGATGTCGATGGCGCACATATCGCAACCTTGTTGATGACCTTTTTCTTTCAGGAAATGCCCGACATCGTCCGCCGCGGCCATGTCTACCTAGCGCAGCCGCCGCTCTATCGGCTGACCGCGGGCAGCACATCGGCCTATGCGCGCGACGATGCCCACCGTGCCGAGCTGGAAGCGACGCAGTTCAAGGGCAAAAAGGTCGATGTCGGCCGTTTCAAGGGGTTGGGCGAGATGAACCCGAACCAGCTCAAGGAAACAACGATGGACCCCGCGACGCGCTCGATGCTGCGCGTCACCCTGCCGCAGGAATATGAGGAACGGCATCTGGTCAAGGATCTGGTCGACCGGCTGATGGGCAAGCACCCCGAACACCGCTTCCAGTTTATCCAGGCGAACGCCGCGACGCTCGACGAGGCGGCGATCGACGCCTGACGAAAAAATTTCGCATCGCCCGTCAGAAATCCGTCCCGCATCCGACTAAAGGATCATGCGGTATGAAAATCTGGAGACGCGGGTGATCGAAAGCGAGCAGGACCGGCATTTCGCGGAAGCGATCGCGCGTTTCGGCGGCGCGCTGGCGCGCCTTGCCCGCGCTTATGAGGCCGATGCCGACCTGCGCCGCGACCTTGCGCAGGAATTGCAGGTCGCGCTGTGGCAGAGCTTCGCGAAGTTCGATGGCCGCTGCTCGCTCAGCACCTGGGTGTGGCGCGTTGCGCACAACCGCGCGACCTCCCACATGCTCGCGCGCCAACGCCATGCCAGGCGGACCTGGTCGAGCATCGAAGACCTCGACATCGCCGACGATGCCCCCTCGCCGCTGGAAACCGCAGAGAGCGAACAGGCGATGGCGCTGGTCTTGTCGATCGTCGACCGCCTCGATCCACCCGACCGGCAGATATTATTGCTCTATCTCGAAGGCGTCGCCGGGGCCGAAATCGCAGATGTAACCGGCGTTTCCGCCGATGTGGCGGCCGCCAAAATCCACCGCTTCAAGGCCATGCTGACGCGCCGCTTTTCAGCTGCGGGAGTGACGATATGACCGACCCAACCGACGAAATGCGCCTGCATGCGCTGTGGCAAGGCCGCGAGGCCGCGCTCGCGCCGCTTCCGCTCGACGAGATCAAGCACCGAGCCGCCCGGTTCGGCGACGCTGTTCGTCAGCGCAACCGCCGCGAATATGGCGCAACGGCGGCGGTCGTGGTGTTTTTTGCGCTCTATGCCATCTTCCTGCCCGAGCTCCTGCTCAAGCTGGGCAGCCTGCTGATCATCGCGGCCGCGCTGTTCGTCGCGTGGCAGCTCGGGCGCCGCACCTCGCGGCCCGATGCCGAAGCCGAAACGCAGGATGTCCGCGGCTATTACCGTGCCAGGCTGGTGCGCGAAGAACATATG carries:
- a CDS encoding sigma-70 family RNA polymerase sigma factor, which codes for MRYENLETRVIESEQDRHFAEAIARFGGALARLARAYEADADLRRDLAQELQVALWQSFAKFDGRCSLSTWVWRVAHNRATSHMLARQRHARRTWSSIEDLDIADDAPSPLETAESEQAMALVLSIVDRLDPPDRQILLLYLEGVAGAEIADVTGVSADVAAAKIHRFKAMLTRRFSAAGVTI
- a CDS encoding GcrA family cell cycle regulator, whose protein sequence is MSWTDERIESLRTMWEKGLTASQIADELGGVSRNAVIGKAHRLGLKSRPSPVKATDKAKPVKAAAPAAPKPVTPAAPPRAAAPAAPRPAHTAPPKAEARPTVDTPTADGSVGEQIPKADQPRIVSIGPGGFIRQGPGDQQAPIPPAPPRRLVPAKPSPEIADKTTLLDLNDRICRWPMGHPGEPDFHFCGQAVNPGFPYCVEHCGRAYQAQLPRGTRRPPPPPPFGGPRVR
- the hspQ gene encoding heat shock protein HspQ; its protein translation is MMTESSPEHPATVTAPLIGAASFAPGDIVRHRMFDFRGVVFDIDPVFANSDEWYEAIPEEIRPAKEQPYYHLLAENGNSSYIAYVSQQNLVPDAEGGPIDHPQIDAMFEGLDDGRYRVRAIHRH
- a CDS encoding PaaI family thioesterase encodes the protein MKPFAQEFEFARALGLQMVERGDGRCTMAIDVERQRHFSPQGAAHGGVAYSLADTAMGGALTSLLGADQWCATLEIKFNYHVRVGEGRLTCEAAVLHRGKRVANIDARLYQDGRLVSSANGNFAIFAAPVAAPPAAK
- a CDS encoding outer membrane beta-barrel protein; translated protein: MKLASLLVASAASMLAVPAMAQDGRDTSGDFDGPYISIVGGGTLQGNDRGETVVFDTNRDGTYGDQVTTFAGANAFSTGFCNGAATSSANIGCRNDKDGPEYFGRLGFDKRMGNFVLGAVIEGGRSEARDSVSAFSTTPASYTFSREADYQAGARLRAGYTPGGGALFYVTGGGAYAKLDNRFTTSNGANSFADNGRTNAWGYAAGGGAEIMVTNNIAVGLEYLYTDLKDNDYVVNVGPGTAPPTNPFLLNGGGTDMKRSSDHFRTHSVRGSLSFRF
- a CDS encoding ABC transporter permease gives rise to the protein MNDQPQISRPDSSKFAATPPFAEPGVPHIRTLNVPGMQALYVKEVRRFFKVQLQTIWAPAITTLLFLVIFTVALGGAGREVIGVPFADFIAPGLIMMAMLQNSFANSSFSLLVGKIQGTIVDYLMPPLAVGELIIALVGAAITRAILVGLALWLAMSLWPGVSVLPDHLWAVAVFGVLGASMLGFLGLITSVWAEKFDHAAAVTNFVVTPLALLSGTFYSVDRLAPWFQTVAHGNPVYYAIMGFRYGFIGTVDSTIPNPVLTAILVLVGVNIVLGLLTYRLLASGWKLKA
- the parE gene encoding DNA topoisomerase IV subunit B; its protein translation is MSHDLFDAATPATDSYNASQIEVLEGLEPVRRRPGMYIGGTDERALHHLAAEVIDNSMDEAVAGHANRIEVTLEAGNRLTVTDNGRGIPIDPHPKFPGKSALEVIMTTLHSGGKFEGKAYATSGGLHGVGISVVNALSIDTEIEVARSKLLYRQRFARGTPVGGLEELGPTPNRRGTSVSFIPDPEIFGDHGRFKPQRLYRMARSKAYLFAGVEIRWKCAPELIGDDTPAEATFQFPGGLADHLKEQIGTRECATAEPFIGRQDFPGDQGRAEWAIAWPLWSDGSYSWYCNTIPTPAGGTHEAGLRAALTKGLRGFGELIGQKKAAQITAEDVFNGGEMMLSVFIRDPQFQSQTKDRLSSPEAARLTENAVRDHFDHFLSDNMDRGRALLGLILDRMDERLKRKAEREVKRKTATSGRKLRLPGKLTDCANDGPEGTELFIVEGDSAGGSAKQARDRKTQAILPIRGKILNVASASNDKIRANQEIADLALALGCGMRKDCDADRLRYEKIVIMTDADVDGAHIATLLMTFFFQEMPDIVRRGHVYLAQPPLYRLTAGSTSAYARDDAHRAELEATQFKGKKVDVGRFKGLGEMNPNQLKETTMDPATRSMLRVTLPQEYEERHLVKDLVDRLMGKHPEHRFQFIQANAATLDEAAIDA